Proteins from a single region of Halobaculum sp. CBA1158:
- a CDS encoding response regulator, producing the protein MTDEHETVLLVDDESALVDLYANYLGGAYRVLTATSGEEALEVVSDAVDVVLLDRRMPDMRGEEVLREIRSNGIEPQVAMLTAVEPTVDIVDMPFDDYRVKPVDKPELLGLIETLLERAAYDEHSQEFFALASKKAALEVGDADDTDEYEELCVELEEVRERIDATLDRIDTRGAFADLAKLS; encoded by the coding sequence ATGACCGACGAGCACGAGACCGTCCTCCTCGTGGACGACGAGTCGGCGCTCGTCGACCTGTACGCGAACTATCTCGGCGGGGCGTATCGAGTCCTGACTGCGACCTCCGGTGAGGAGGCGCTCGAGGTCGTGAGCGACGCCGTCGACGTTGTGTTGCTCGATCGACGGATGCCGGACATGCGCGGCGAGGAGGTGCTCAGAGAGATTCGCTCGAACGGGATCGAGCCACAGGTCGCGATGCTCACGGCCGTCGAGCCGACCGTCGACATCGTCGACATGCCGTTCGACGACTACCGGGTCAAGCCGGTCGACAAGCCGGAGCTGTTGGGGCTCATCGAGACGCTGCTCGAGCGGGCGGCCTACGACGAGCACAGCCAGGAGTTCTTCGCGCTCGCCTCGAAAAAGGCGGCCCTGGAGGTCGGAGACGCTGACGACACCGACGAGTACGAGGAGCTGTGTGTCGAGTTGGAGGAGGTCCGCGAACGGATCGACGCCACCCTCGACAGGATCGACACCCGCGGCGCGTTCGCCGACCTCGCGAAGCTCTCCTGA